In Scomber japonicus isolate fScoJap1 chromosome 19, fScoJap1.pri, whole genome shotgun sequence, a single genomic region encodes these proteins:
- the barhl1b gene encoding barH-like homeobox 1b: protein MEASANGSSFGIDSLLSHRPGSPVSKGNSLVGECRSPLEFSPRSDVESGCSSPPSPRRECVDEVAQRQGHGIGLPPHLQHAQISAGSQQRTVTSSFLIRDILADCKPLAACAPYSSNGQPTQEAGRLASKIADDFMEKIHSNSSSDSEYKVKEEGDREISSSRDSPQVRLKKPRKARTAFTDHQLAQLERSFERQKYLSVQDRMELAASLNLTDTQVKTWYQNRRTKWKRQTAVGLELLAEAGNYSALQRMFPSPYFYPQSLVSNLDPGAALYLYRGPSAPPPALQRPLVPRILLHGLQGGSEPPPPPPLPPMSGVLPRPAQQR from the exons ATGGAGGCGTCCGCCAACGGGTCCAGTTTTGGCATTGACTCGCTGCTGTCCCACAGGCCTGGAAGTCCGGTGTCCAAAGGGAACAGCCTGGTGGGGGAGTGCCGCTCGCCTCTGGAGTTCAGCCCGAGATCAGACGTGGAGAGCGGCTGCTCGTCGCCCCCATCGCCGAGGAGGGAGTGCGTGGACGAGGTGGCCCAAAGGCAGGGTCACGGCATCGGTCTGCCGCCGCACCTCCAGCACGCTCAGATATCGGCGGGGTCTCAGCAGAGGACCGTGACCTCGTCCTTCCTCATCCGAGATATTCTCGCGGACTGTAAGCCTCTGGCCGCATGTGCACCATACTCCAGTAATGGACAGCCGACTCAGGAGGCGGGGAGGCTGGCCTCGAAGATAGCGGACGACTTTATGGAGAAAATCCACAGCAACTCATCGTCAGACAGTGAATATAAAG tgaaagaggagggggacAGGGAGATCTCCAGCAGTAGAGACAGTCCTCAGGTCCGGCTGAAGAAGCCCAGGAAAGCCCGGACGGCCTTCACGGACCACCAGCTGGCTCAGCTGGAGCGCAGCTTCGAGAGGCAGAAGTACCTGAGCGTCCAGGACCGCATGGAGCTGGCGGCCTCCCTCAACCTCACCGACACACAGGTCAAGACCTGGTACCAGAACCGGAG GACAAAGTGGAAGAGGCAGACCGCGGTGGGACTGGAGCTACTGGCTGAAGCTGGAAACTACTCCGCCCTGCAGAGGATGTTCCCATCCCCGTACTTCTACCCACAGAGCCTGGTGTCCAACCTGGACCCCGGAGCGGCCCTCTATCTGTACAGAGGCCCCTCGGCGCCCCCGCCGGCCCTGCAGAGACCTCTGGTCCCTCGGATCCTCCTGCACGGTCTGCAGGGGGGTAGCGAGCCGCCACCTCCCCCGCCTCTACCCCCCATGTCCGGCGTGCTTCCCCGGCCAGCTCAGCAGCGGTGA